In Telopea speciosissima isolate NSW1024214 ecotype Mountain lineage chromosome 10, Tspe_v1, whole genome shotgun sequence, the DNA window TTCATAGTTTATTTTGGCTGATGTCTGTGCCATCAAGAAAGACTAGGCTTTGCCcttattattattgcttcttttttttttaatatcgtTGTTGTTTATGTTAGCGGCTTGGATTAAAACTTTAAAATTTCAACTGATTCACATCTGCTTTTGTATTCATAGTTTATTTTCCAGGTATGGAATTCATAGCTTGCCTGCGATATTTTTAGTAAACCAGACAGAGAGGGTACATTATTGTGGTCCAAAAGATTTGTCCTCTCTCATACAGTTCTATACGAGAATAACAGGTTGGGCTCCTCTGAAATTAATGTGTATTTTATATTCCCGTTAGTTTAAATCGGACCACCTCTTAATTTTGCTGCCTCAAAACCAGGAATTAAACCAGTTGGATATTTCACTGTCGATCAACCTAGTCGATTAGGAGGTGATGAAACATTGCTTCAACTCTGGAATGGATCTTCAGCAAAGGAGATTCTAATGAGGGAACCCTATCTTTTGTTAGCTGTATTATTCCTCTGCTTAAGAGCATTCCTTCACTTCTTCCCAGCAATGTTATCTCGTTTCAGGGCTTTCTGGATTTCATACATCCCTCACCTTAACTTGGGCATCTTTGGCGAGACAAGCCAGTTACTGGGTCGTGCCCTACATTTGATTGATGTGAAGAGGGTTTTCAGCAAGCTGAGGCTATCCAAGACTAGGAACTTCCAGAAAGGGGCAAAAAATGCCCGGGTATGGGCGTCTTCTCtgacctctgtctccttgggTGAGTCATCTTCAGCAAGACCAACTCCATCTGGAGATTTGTGAGTCCGAATGAGGTTAATCTGCCACCTCGAATCGAAGACCACAGCGATGCAATTTGGAGGAAAATGAATTCCTTGGAGGGAGTTGGTTGGAATATTGTAACATGAGTGCTGTAGTTCTCAACAGTAGGtagtttctctcttttattgcaTGCCCTTTACTTttactccttttgtttttttgttttttttcttcctttttccatATTTCATTAATAGTGGTTATAACTGAAGCTGTTGAGCTCATTTTGAGTTTTGGGGGAAATGCAAGCAACCAAAATCATGTAAATTTGAGAAAAGTACAACTCTTGTGTATATCATTTGGCATTTGGGAGGAACATTACCTTTCACAGTTtgttgtcctctctctctctctctctctctctctctctctcatacacacacacacggtCACACAGTCACACAGTCACACAGTCACACGTTCATATCTTGAAAGATTGCCCACAACCGTTTTTGCTTGTGGGTTGTTTCCATTAAACTAATACCCAAAATAATATTAATCATTTGATTAATATTTACTTTACATTTCACAGCATCAGATCAGAAAAATTGGTCAAGCGCGCAGATCCACATTGAGATCGGTGAAATATTGGAGAAAGTTTTGTGTCACCCACGGTGAAGAGTTCCATCCTTAAATTTAAGGTCATCATTACTCCCTCCCTAAATGAAAgttcaaaatacccttaactTTTGTTCCAGGACAAGGACATCCATCCAGAGTCAATGATGGCTATCCGTGGAGGAATTCCTTCCCAACGGTGGCTCAAGGAAATGAAATATATGCTTAAGCCAACAACCCTTCCAACTATCAGTCCAGTCTACTTACTGGTACTTgctcctttctttgttttttcagtGGAAAAAAAGCTGAAAACTacagaaaagcaaaaaaagagATTTGGAGAAGCCACGAATGCCACCCTATAGCCACTCAAGTAGTCAAGGCATACACACTTCGATAAACATTTCTATCCATACGATTGATGCGGTTAAGACCTGACCTTTCAGCAACTATTACGTAATTGCAGCCTTACAGCTTACAGGTCCGGCGGTCCACCTACCCACCTATTGGAAAAGATACGTACGACAATTAAACggattagacggtaataatacttttcaaaaattcggttTCACAAaacgcatacggtaataatatggtacgcgtttaatacgggtataatacggcatagatgataataatacttttaaaaaaacggacatatagtcattatataacatgcatttatcacctaataaacaaaataatatcatgattttatgaattaaaataaacacaataatataatatgctatataacatctctaagattatcatttaacataccaaaatatcaataatctacaagaaatgaatgtagattgtctgaaaatgagatgagcaagttgattaccttatcattaaatcattcttccaacattacatttctttctatctacaatgagataaccatatacttttaaccagatgtgtttttgtgaagggggatgagttcccactaattaaccaacacaagacaagagggagagttccagatatggatctccactgtacacattagctacaagagacaaaaaaagaagaataaaatagaatagagattgagccgttctcgccaatatcacaccagattcatttgcttcactaccaccatcaaagttcaaagaccagagaaacaagaggagagtacaagacttaagtgccgctttgctgaacggagatggggaggatgattggagatggagggcggctactttTGCCtactacggttggatgttcaacgcaaatcgaaagggacgaaagggaaagtaaAATCGTTTCcttaaattctaatcttttgggttttttttttttttataaaaaaatgtataatacgcgtattatatgaATATAATATTCGATCGattaaaaaacatatttttttttataaaaatacaaaaaaatacgGAGACGGGAATATTATACATTTAAAAATTCGAGTACGCATATAATACgtgtatttactaactaaggtcttgactcttgaggttgaaataaataaagattttttttttcaaacgcATACATGATCTTTTGAGTTTTGGTAGCATATAATGTGTTTTAGTTACCTGCTCACATGGCAAAAGATCATGCTTAATGGACTTTcctcttattaattattttagaaAGCAGGGGAGGAATGCATAAATACTCAAAACTCATGGGTGAATCTATAATTAGGCCTTATCTTAAGGGAGGTACGTATAAattttccacaaaaaaaatagttatcatatacgGTTTGTGTGATTACCATAAAAACATTGCGttgtgtgtgggtttagtcccacattgggtgTGTGAGTGTAAAATGTGTGTTGTGTAATTTGTCATTCCACAGTTTCaaaagttggttaaccttttgggattgacgtgtggtttgtgtgattactaaaaaaaaaaaaaatagttgccAAATGTATATGTTTAACACTTCAAAACTTTGGGTTTATCGGTCAAGACATGGTGATGGTcaataaaaatgaataaaatccTGACTCCTTAATCTTTTATCTGGGCTATAGCAAGATTTGGGATTAAGGAGATTATATTAGATGCTGTTGCGGATAGTTTAACAGATTTTGATACTCTTTTGTATGGATATAATAACAAACACCAAGGAAGCAAGGGTCTGTActtaattaatgaaaattttctaaagaaaatcaaaccgATAACCCTTGTTAAGAAATTTGAGCCAGTGTTGTAGCCTATGCCTCTTCACATggttttctttattaatttcttgagaatataaaaaaaataatttatgtgAAGAGGCATAGTCCTACCCaacttgctcaaagaaccctctcccaccCAGAGAAAATGGTTAATGAATGATTGAGAATAAGGTTCTGTACTTAACCCtataaagaaaagcaaaaaataatCATCTACAAATAACGTTGTGATGTGTATGCCACGCTCTCTTGCCACATTGCAAAGATGCGTAGATGTGGATGGATCCATTTTATGGAGAAACCATATTCATCTCATTGGtcaaaatttcattccaaaacAAGCAAAGGAAGGGGTtggaaagaaaatcaaaagtcTAATGATATTAAAAATGCCATCTGGTAATAGGGGAAAAAATCATTCTAATGTTCAATGCTCTATTTTACCAATTGGAAAAGATGAAATTTGGCATGTGAACAAGGGACCTTGGAATATCTacttatccacaaaatttgaattttcatcCAATATGCAGTATAGTAAAGATttagtcatttgaggtggtatgaccatgttcaacgaaggccttgggatgctctaatacggaggagtgatttgatttcaTTCTAATGTTCAATGCTCTATTTTACCAATTGGAAAAGATGAAATTTGGCATGTGAACAAGGGACCTTGGAATATCTActtatccacaaaatttaaACTTTCATCCAATATGCAGTATAGCAAAGATttagtcatttgaggtggtatgaccatgttcaacgaaggccttgggatgctctaatacggaggagtgatttgattcaaattaaaGGTAATAAAAGAGTCAAGGCAAACTTAAATTAACCATAgtagtggtgaggaaagacatgcatagcttaggccgtGTAACCACATATGACTTCGAATAAAACTGATTAGAgaacaaggatccatgtggttGACCCCATTTACCTGGGATAAGACTGGGTTGTTGTTATATTCTAAAAAGTTGTGCCCTTTGAAATAATACAATCACCGcttcccttttttattcaatttattgGGGTATAAAGGTTATTTtgcaaggagaaggagagagacaaACACAAAGGTGCATAATGGGATTATGACTGCAATAGGGTCGAGTTGAGCTGGgtcttttaaaaccccagtccaaccctgagtccccttagctgggcccaggccttgactcagggccagaaaaattcAACCCTAACCGGTACCCACCCTTAGGGTCGGCCAGGGCTAACCCTAATTGGCTCTAACCATGGGGTGGGGGATGGGTGGGAaaggagatgcatgggctggtcaggttgggaatgggagatgcatgggctggccatgCTAGGAAAGGGAGATACATAGACTGGCcaggctgggaagaagaagaagaagtagaagaaagaaCTGAAAGACGAagacagggttgggttggacaGGGTCGGGCTCAGCTCGAgccctcaaccctaaccctaacccggCCTAGCCCtaactcagggctagaaattccCTACCTTGACCAGCCCTCAAGGCTAAGGTATCTTAACCTAAGCTTTGTTTGGGcttagggcgggttcgggctaTCATGACTAAACTTtcatccctattttttttttttatcgaaaagaaaaaggtaaaagatctctgtccgagagtgtggcctatgctagcactcccatgagtctatctctctcctccccatgtgaaaagacatctctgccaccttattttaaggaggagagagatagactcatgggaatactgacgtaggccacaatcccgtacagaaaactgcttcccaaaagaaaattatgCATTAGAACTTGCAACCCTACTTGAGatagaaaactttcttcttaCAATTTAGTAGTAATTTTGTAAAATTTTATCACTTTAAGTTCATCACTATGGCAATCCCCTCTATATGTGAGGTTGACGTCTGACCTACTAACTTATCCAAATAACCGAAAAAAGGTCTGACCTACTAACATGGTGTGGGGTTTCTTCTTCATGGACTCATCCATGTCTCTCATAGTCTCATGTGACAAGTAGGGGCAAATAATGATTATAATTAATATAGTAACATACAATTGAACCTCCCAAAACAAGGCAACGGGCATTGGAAacggttttaaaaaaaaacagaaataacttATTTTAGCTGTTTGGCTAACTCAAATAAGTGCTTAATTTTTGTTGTCAATAAattacatttttgtttaatttttagCAAATTATTGGAAGctttttaaaagtttttttttttccctcataGATTTAGAAGTTCTTATTCGCACAAGCTCTTTATTAGagacagacaaaaaaaaaagggtaaattacatatgcctcccctgtactttgtcctaattacacattcctccccttgattttcccaccttacatacgattcccctatagttttcaaaaaattactaattcctcCCCTGTCGTTAGCATCCGTCTGTTATGTGCTGACATGGcataattagattttttataatgcccaaactaacccttggtcattgtgagatgacccatttacccttttgataaaaaccaaaataagaaggaaaaatttgccctttctcctctcccaacttcatcttcaacctctcgaACCTTGTAATCGCGGCAACGATACCCCTACCAGTGCACTCGAGTATTTATGCTCACAAGTGACCATTGCGTCATTCAGATTGTTTCTGGGTTCTAAAACAGATTCCTTCCCAAAccggtttctttttctttcttttacaatTATTAGAAGCCCTTCTCCATTCTTGTATTATAGGATTCAGTTTCTAGTTTTAAGTTTCAGGGCAGCCAGCCCCCATTCTTGTATTTGTGGCTTGTTaacgcaggagagagagagagagagagagagagagagagagagagaatggagttacttcttcttcttctgctatcGAAACCCATTCCCACCTTCAGGCCTCAATTTCACCAACTTCTCTTCATTCCATACGGTTCTCTGCTACAAGGTATGCTCTCTTTGTGTGTGATTTCTGTACACCTTGAAAAAGCCTGGATTTATGAATTACCAGCagtaaaggaaacaaaaattccattgaaaagagtgataaaaaaaactaccaattatgttGGTGGAAGTGAATCTTTGGTGCTATTTTGGGTGAGAAGGGAATCAAACAGCGAAAATGCCTGTTAGAATTCAAGAAGGAAAGACATAAAAGCACTGCCGAAATAAGAAGCGAAAGAAAATAATCAGATCTTTCATCTTATCTCATCTATTgacagataaaaattcaaaagctgataaacaaataaaacaaaaagaaaatttaaatacaGAATCTCTGCAACTGCATTGAATTccgtcttctccttcaatctctctctttctctctagtcTCTCCTTCCCGAAATTGATTGCCCTCTGGTCAGGAGAAACCAAAGGGCTCCTTCTgcctctctgtttcttcttctttcttattttctctgGCAATTATGGAGAAGATGATTTAGATGAAAGACATAAATATAAACGTGGCAGAACCGGAGGTTCACGGTGTTTTTTCTTATGTGAGCAGGATGAGGTTGCGCTACTGGTTCggtttctaatgttttagtccTACCTGCAGCAACCTTTGGTGATCTTTTACCAATCGGtatcccttctttctcctctaatctcttcttatttgtttgtggtGGAGGCGGCGGCTGCAGTGGTGGCGGTGATGGAGGCGGCGGCAagcagtggtggcggtggtggtggtggctggcAATGGAGTAGGAAAGATATGagtgttttaggttgaagatgatgagaaaggtagaattgaaaatgcagttttaatttgttattctgTGATTCCTACGTGATAGAACAAGAGATGCTCCAGCGTGTTCAAGCAGAGCACTGGAAGATTGAAATCAACACCTTCTGCTGTGCTCTTCACGCGGTAATGGAAGCTATGATGATGAACCCATCTGCTGTTCAGTCTTTGCAGTGCGTGAATTTAAAGTTTTAGGGAATAAGAgttcgaggaggaggaggcggcagcgacagtggtggcggtggagaaGGAGGCAGcggctgtggtggtggtggtggtggcggcggtggaggaggaaagaaatgagtgttttaaggttgaagatgatgaaaagggtgtCATTGTAATTCAACTTGTGTtgttttagaacaagggtaatattgtcttttcaaatcattaacttacagcaaactaacaccgtcagccataaggggccaaaatgtaaggtggaaaaatcaaggggtggaacgtgtaattagggcaaagtacaggggaggcatatgtaatttacccaaaaaaaaacatatattttaaCTAGAGGTCAAATTCCATTGTAAATGGACAAAAAACATCTTATTTTGTTGCGATCTAGAATAGTATATTTCAGTGCAACTAAAGTAATTAAAATAAGCCTTGTCGTCCACATACAATTGAAAAAACCCTCTTTTGGCTggatttatttatctttttttttattcccctcCCAACCCAACCATCCCACATGAGATGGGATGCTGTTCCAAGTTTCCACTCGTAACTAAACTACTGGAGATCCTACAATCAAGCCAAGAATAGTGGATTGAGCTTCTCTCCAGGGAGTgtccagggggcatccagccgtTGGACGTTATCTCACACACATCCTAATTGTTGATTGGGTGCACATCAGGATGTGTGTCCCTAGGTGCTGGACTCCCTGGATAGGAACTAAATCTGAGAGG includes these proteins:
- the LOC122642339 gene encoding 5'-adenylylsulfate reductase-like 7, with the protein product MAASTASIIFFCISAISTLRLASSLSVCPPQSHLFLSNLQSQCPAVISPFSHIEVDGESLDKALSSSQKNLNTAVLFYASWCPFSRGVLPTFDALSSMFPQIRHLAVEQSSALPSLFSRYGIHSLPAIFLVNQTERVHYCGPKDLSSLIQFYTRITGIKPVGYFTVDQPSRLGGDETLLQLWNGSSAKEILMREPYLLLAVLFLCLRAFLHFFPAMLSRFRAFWISYIPHLNLGIFGETSQLLGRALHLIDVKRVFSKLRLSKTRNFQKGAKNARVWASSLTSVSLGESSSARPTPSGDL